DNA from Dama dama isolate Ldn47 chromosome 5, ASM3311817v1, whole genome shotgun sequence:
CAGCTGAGAGGTGTTGGGACAGGACCCGCTTGCTGATCACAGTGGGTGGGACCCTGGGGGCTGCTacgggcttcctggaggaaaggTATCCAGGCTGGGCCTGGAGGACGGTAGCACAGGGGGACACTGGGGAAAGGCAAGACCCTGTGAGGGCACAGCCGAGCCAGGGCTGGTGTCTGAACCCTCACATCCTCTGGCTCTTGAAAACAGGCAGGGCTCTCAGGAACTTGGCACTGGAAGGGGCCTCGGCTTTGACCTCTGGGCACTCCGGCTCGCCCCTCACTGGAGGCTCAGAAAGTTCCAGCACTTTCCCTTGATTCAGCACAGCTGTGAAAACATTTGTTTCAGGCACAAAAAGACCATCCCCATGTTTGTCCCAGAATCTACATCTAAACTGCAGAAGTTTACCAGGTGGGTAGACGCCTATCCCCGCTGTCCCTGGGGCGCCCGTCCTGGCCTCGGTGGTCGGAAGGAGGGCTGTCACATTCCCCCACCCCCCTTGTCATGCTGGATACCTTTGCATGAGGGGCCTCTGCcaggaggtgacatctgagcaaGGCCTAGAGCCAAGGGTGGGGCCGTCGTGGCAGAGCCCAGAGAAGGTCACAGGCACAGGGAGTAGGTGGTGGACTTGGCAGCGCAGCCAGTGGGGGCCGGACACCAGGTCTGGGTGAGACCAGCCGAGGCCTCTGGCCCCTTCCCTCATCCAAACAGGAGCTGGAGGGTGGGTGGGCCTGGCTGGCTGTCGGGGGTAGGGATGGAGAACAGTCAGCTCAGCTGCCGGGTGGGCGGGCAGGACAAGGGGAACATGGCCGGAGCCTTGCTGGCTGGAGGAAGTTTCCTGAGCTCTGAGGCCTGGGAAGCATGGCTGGGTGCTTGCTGCCCCTGGGAGCTCCTCTGGAAGCCACTGTGATGGGGCCAGTGTCTGCTGGAGGTGACATCACCACCCACGGGGCAGTTGCAGGGTATCAAGGGCCTTGTGGGTCCACACATCCTGGCCATGTCCACACTGCTCGGGGGAGAACTGTGGGCCCCCGTGTGCCGTCTCCCTGAGGAAGGGGCTTCTGGCTGGGGAAGACCTCACTGCTGACCTGGTGGTAGCAGGGGTGTCTCCTGCTCTtcttgggtgggggggtggggggtgctcttGCCCTGGCTGGACTGTGTGAGCTTGGATGATGGAACCCAGGGCAGCAGCTGGATTGACGGACCTCCGCAGGCCAGGGCCCCTGAGAGGCTGCTGAGAAGCTGGCCAAGCAGCCCCTCCACGCACCCCCTCTCTGGGTGCTCTGCTCCCAGGCACCCTTCCTCAGCCTGCTGCCTACCCACTCCCCTGCGGCTGCTTCCTGTGGCTACTGTGACCAGTTACCACGGACGTGGTGGCTTAAAACCGAAGACATCAAGTTCTCTCAACAAGATCTCCTGTCTCTGGGGCCATCACTCAGCCCTTCCAATCTGATGCTCAAGGGTTTCCCCAAGATGCCACCACATGGGCGACTCAGGCACGTCTCTGCCCTGAGGACAGAGTGGCGCTCCTGCAGCAGCGTCTGTGCTTGGCACATGCTGGCCCGTTGGGCTGCTTCCCCAGCTCAGCCCTTAGCGCAGCCTGAGAGGCAGGTACACATGGAGCCCTGCTCCTCTGAcggggaaactgaggtgcagtcAGTCAGTGAGGCTCCTCCCTACCCGCCGTGGCCCACATCCCTCGGTGCCTGTGTGGGTGCAGAGGAGCCAGGCCAGTGCCACCTCCCTGCCGTTGGGAGCAAGGTGGGAGGATACTCTGCCCAGGCGGGAGGCACAGACGTCTTGGCCAGAGCCCCATCAGGTAGGGCCTGTGATCACGTCCCCGGGACACTTGGGAACACTAGGGCCCAGAGTCGGGAAGCGACTTGTCTCGGGTCCCGCTCTACTAGGACGACAGCGGAGAGCCCAGATCTTGTtcctctgcccacccccaagGATGGCTGCCGGACTCTGGGGTGAGGCCCCCTGGGTTTAGGCCACTCACCCTCCCAGCCCTAGCCCTCCCTCTGCTTTTGCCCACAGTGACCATACCTGTGGACGGCGTCCAGCTGAGGAGGAGGGTGGCGTGGGGAGGCTCCGCCCCTGGGAAAGGGCTGGAGGGAGAACCCATGCCATGTCTGCAGGACCCCAAGCTCCCTTGCTCACTTGCTCCCCTGTCTTCCCAGCTGGTTCATGGGACGGCGGCCAGAGTACACAGACCCCAAAGTGGTGGCTCAGGGGGAAGGCCGGGAAGGTAAAGGTTCACCCCTCACCCTGGGCAGGGTGGGTCTGGAAGGGACCAGGTGGGCCCTGAGGAGTCAGATGGGTGGAGCAGGGCCCAGCTCAGAGGGGTTGCCACTTCCATCGCCCCGTCCCCAGGGCAGTCCCTTCTCCCAGGGAGGAATGCGGGCTGGGCAGTGTCGCCCCCACTTTCCAGGAGGGAACACCGAGGCTGCAGATTCCGAAAGCAGCCTGGATCTGTCTTTGATCCAGCTCTGCTGACTCTGTTCTTCTGTCCCCAGTGACCCGTGTCCGTTCCCAGGGCTTCGTCACTCTCCTCTTCAACGTGGTGACCAAAGACATGAGGAAGCTGGGCTATGACACCGGGCCTCCGGACACGCAGGGCATCTCAGGGCCCAGCCCGCCCCAGGGCCTCCCCCGGTGAAGGCAACAGCCCTCTGCCCAGCGATCGTACAATAAAGTGTAACCACTTCAGAGCCCAGGCTGGGGCTGCGCCACCTTCGCAGCACATCCCCTGGGAGCAGGGCCCGGGCCTCAGCTCAGAGGGCACCGCCCATGGACACTGCACAGGACGGCCACCAGCACACGAGCTTGGACTCAACAGCGATCCCACGGCTCACGACTGTGTGCCCCTCACACCTCGACATGCTCAGCCCTAAAACCTGCCCGTTCAGTGCCTGGCACGTGTCACACTGACCATGCTCCATGGCTCCAGTTCCATGGATGCCCGCCACCCTTGGATGGGACAGGCTGAGAGCCTCCCCAGGTGGGTGGTGGTGCAGGGGTAGAACCCACTTGCCCTAAGCCAATGCCGGGCCACCTGACTGCCCACCAGCAGCTTCAGGGGAGCCCTCCGGGCAGGTCACAGGGCTCGCCCAGTGTTCTCTCCCTGGCAGGATTTGAGCGGAGCCCCCGGCCTGACATTCTCCCACTTCCTCCGTAAACCAGAAGTTTATGCTGCTCAGGGCCACTCCCCCTGTCCCAACTCATTGTGCACCCTGGAACAGGCAGCAGGACGCTGGCCTTCTCTGCATGAGTCCTCTCCTGCTCTGACCTCTGCTCCACAGGCGCATCCCCCGTGGCCCCATCCCAGCTCCCACACACCCCTGGCCATCAGACCAGCCCACAGCCACCAGACTCCAGCCGCCCTTGACGCATCCCCATCCACCTGGACGGTCCCTCCCTGACATGGCCTGTCTTGCTGCCTCTCCCTTTTAATGACCTTGACCTGTACCCCCAGGAGCTCCCCAGTCCACTCCTTCCCCAATGCTCAGGCTCACACAGGCACTGGGACCAGCTCAGTGGCCAAGCTGGGTGCAGGTGGGAACTGGCTCCTGAGCCAGCCCCTCGCGATGTTTCGGGATTGATGAGGGTGGAGGCAGGGGAAGGACACAGCCAGAAACTGCATCATGATAcaaatgataaattatatttatacagTAAATAAGTATCAACAGTCAATACAAGTTCGACACCAGCCACCTGCCCCTGGACTGAGAAGGGCTGGGCGACACCCCCACCGTGGCACCTGGCAGGGGGCACTTGATAGCACACGTGCCACACTCGGCAGTGCCAGTGGCTTCATGATCAGTGCAGAGGGCAGCGGAAGAGCCCGGGGACGGGTCTGAGCAGGGCAGGAGTTGAGGCTGTCTGGGCCTCGGAGGCCTGCGTCACCTCATGACGGGCTCTTGACTGATGAGGGATTGCTGGCCCCGTCACCCAGTAGTGTGGTCCTGCCACCTGTGCAGGCGTCAGCCCATCCCTCCCTGGGGGAGCATCTTGCCCCGAGCCCACCCTCCCATTGGCCGCTGGGAGAGGAGAGCCAGACAGGCCTTCCTGATGACTGGAGCCCACAGTCCAGCCCAAGTCTGTGGGCTGGAGGTGGCCCCCGAGAGGAGCAGCAGGGTGAGCTGGCCAGGCTGCGCTGTCAGCCTCCCATGCCCAGCTCTGCAAGCAGAGGGACCTGGTGTTACTGCCCCTGGTGCCGGAGGCGAGACGTCCGCTGTGGAGATGGAAACTGACGTGCCCACCAGGCCAGCTACCAGACGTGGGACTCGGGGCCAATGTCCCTGCTCTGGGGAGTAGTGAGTCTCCTCTGATCTTTGTGActtaatacttttttaaattgtggtgggTGGGACAAAGGAAGCCAGGGAGAGGGAGGTAAGATTAGTGCATGTTTGTTAATATCTTTTCTGTATAAGAGTGATTTTTGTTCCTCTCCAAAGAAAGAGATGGTTATTTCTACATCGCAACGTGTCTGGAGGGCAGGTGAGTGTGTGGGAGCCAGGCCTGGGCCGCAGCCCGTCAGCCTAGGGCTGCCCCAGGAGCCACAGCAGAGCCCCACTGCCCCTCGACAAGCTGCCAGCACTGTCCCCACCTCTGCCCTGAGGGTGGAGTTAAGGGGGAGGTCACAGAGACAGGGTTCCATCCCATGTTTCTACTGTAAACACAAGTCCTGTTAACTGCATGCCTTCAGTCACAGAAGTTAGCTGATAAAACCTGGTGAGTCACATTCATAtgttagattttgtttttaactttcttcATGTTGGTACATCAGTAAGAAAAATAGCCTCTCTCTTAGGATCTAGCCAAAAAGGCTGAAAGTCAGTTTGGTAATTTACCAAAAAAGGGAGTTAAAGGAAAAGGCAACTGGAGGCTACAATTTTTTGTTACTattgtagatttttcttttttttttaaatatcatcttTTATGTGTAATCAAATTCCCATATTTTTCCTATAAAGAATTTGCTTTAGTTTTTCCATAAGGCATTTTTTTGTCTCTtcgtatttaaatttttttacagaGTTAAAACCATAAATAAGAGAATTTAAACCACTAACATGACACTGCCAATATCTTAATTCAGCCAGACCTGGTAAATTCTATCAAAACTAGACAGTTAAATAAGAACCACGTTATAAAAATATTAGCCAAAAAAAGACTATTCGATAATTCTGCAAACTCAAATATGAAACTACTAAACAAAATCTGTGCAAACGCATACAAGCATGGAGCACGTGGCAGGGCTACGCTCAAGTTAGTTTAAAGCTTCTCTAGTGGATTTAATTCAAGAGTTGTTCCACGGTGGTGGCGTTCACTTTGAACTCATGCATGAgtcaaagaaaagtaaaacacGCACAACCGCGTCCCCAAAAGGTCAGTGTCTGAGGGCACCAGTACTCCATCCAGTCCATGCCTGGGGCTGCCCAGGGTGtccccagagctgggggtgggggctgggtccCGGGCGAGGGTGTCCCAGAGACCCTGGGCTGAGGCTGGACTGGCACTGCACATGGCCACCGCCTTGGCCAAGCCCCCAAGAGCTGGCAGATCCCCACGGAGGCAGCACGGTGGCCAGGCTGGGTCAGGGGACCCCCACACGACACATGCCTGGGGACCTGCATGCTGTGTGATGCCTCTGTCTGCCGCCACCACTCGCCCCTCAGACTGAGGCCCGGGACCAGAGAGACACCCTCTGCTCAGGAAGCCAGACGGGACACCATGACACCCATCCCCCTGCTCCCCGACCCCTTCCACAAGCAACAGTCCCTGCTCGGCGTCCTCGGCATGGATGCTCTGCACGGGTCCCGGCCTGGCACTAGAGGAGGAACGGGTTGGTTGTGCCGGTGGCCTGAGTTGCTGATGGGGGTACGCCCAGGCTGCCCACCATGTTCATCGCAGCAGGGCCCAGCGGCGGCAGGGAGGAGCTGCTGGCCCCCAGGGCTGGGTGGGAGGCTACGGAGGTCATGGAGGCCACAGGCTCCACTCCTGGGCTGGGCCCAAAGGATGCACTGCCCCCTAGCACTGGGCTCCCCCGCAGCTGGTTCAGCGTCAGTGGCTGCGGCTGGTTCACCTGGAAGGGGTTGACGGGGGCCGAGGCCGTGGGGGCACCTGGGGAGAAAGTGGGAGGGGCAGTGGCTGTGGTCAGAGCAGCAGTGTCCCTGGGCCCCAGGGCTGGACTGCAACGCCAGAGAGGCCACCCAGGCAGCCCCACCTCCAGGCATGATGTCCAGAGGAGGAAACTCAGGCTGTGAGGAGCCAAGTGATGGGCCAGGCTCACAGGGCCCAGTGTCTATTCCAGGCTGGCACCCTGGGCACCATCAGCAGCAACCACAGGTGGGGGGAGAGAGCGGAGCCACGGGGGAGACGGGACGAGCAGTGCAGCCTGAGAGCAGTCCCCATATGCTGCACCCGGGGACCCTGACCTCATGAAATCTCTGAGAAGTCCACGGTCAACGAGAGACACAGATCCCTATCCCCTCAGGAGCTCACGGCTGGGGGTTCTGCACTTTTGCTAGAGAGTCTCAGAACTCAGCCCTGCCAAGTCCTCAGGCCAAATGCCCTGAACATGACCTGTTCCTGTCCTTGGAGAGCCCAAGGAAAACTCAGGGAAGGGTGGGGGCTTCCTCAAGGAAGAGGGTTGCCTGGACTGGGGCCGAAGGGTAGGTCTGACCCTCCCACCCAGGGAGAAGCAAAACAGCCTGGCCGGTGGCACAGAGCATGTGGCAGGGATGGTGAGTGGCTCACACAGCTGAGGGTGTGAGCATACAGGGGCTCGGGACTGGGGAGGGACACGGGGCCGTGGCCACCGACTTGAGGGCTGGGGCCTGTCCTGCAGCCTTGTGGAGCCCCTGAGGGTGGAGGGCCCACCAGTAGGGAGGATGGGCTTGGGACGGAGGGCGGAGTTCTGGCCCCAGAAGAGGCAGAACCCAGAGCAGGGCCAAAGTGAGGGTCCCTGGAGCACGGCTCGACAGAGGGCCTAGGTACACTCACCCGGAACAGGGGCAGCCAACTCTGGCTCCCCTGGGCCCCAGCACTGGCCCAAACTGGTGCTCGCTAGAGGGTCTCCCTGGCTGGGGGCACCAAGCCAGGGGCAGCTTCTGCTCGGTGGTCTCAACTGAGAGGAGGGGCTGTATGCCAGTCCCTCAGGAGGCCCCCGAGAGGCACCAGCACTGGCAGAGGGTGCGGGCGCTCCAGAGCATGCTCCCCACCTGCCTATGGCCTGTGGGAAAAGTCCACCCAGGGTTGGAGGGGAGGTCAGTGCCCATAGGCCTGCCCCAGGGCCACTCTCAAGAAGGGTGGATGGCTGGGGGAACCCAGGAAGCCACATACCTGGTGCCAGGAAGGGGTTGAGGGCCTGTGCTGGTGGGGCTGGCCTGGTTACCAGCGAGTCCAGGTTAACCAGGGCCGCATTGGGGCCCAGGAAGGACTCTGGGGTTTTCCGGGCACCACTGGGCTTGCTCGAGGCGACGGTCAGGGGCTGAGATTCAAAGGGATCAGGGCTGGAGGTTCCATTGTTCTGGGCCGGCGGAGAGGCTGCCTTGGCTGCAAGACAAGGACACACACGGACTGATGAGCTTGGAGGGCAGGGGCCCAGGACAGGTGCATCCCACCCTGCAGTGTCCAGAACCCAGATGTCCTCAGATGCTGCCTTGCTGAGGATGTGCACGGCTGCCCCAGAGGATAGGACATTCATGGCAGGGCTTGCCCAACAGCCCCAAACTGGAGCCGCCGGTAGGCACAAGGCAGGGCTCGCACCACCAGACCCGAGTCCAGGGACAAAAGGCGCGATGAGGGAGAGACCAACCGAGAGAAGCAGGGACCAACAGCGGCACTGGCTCCACACACATGACGACAGCATTGTGGGCTGGTGGCTACGCGTGAATAAATTACATCTTTtggatgttttcattttctagtttCTACAACGAACATGAATCTCTCAACAGTAAGAAAgcaagtggtttttaaaaattcagccaaTAGAGGGTGTGCTGAGACAGACCAGCAGGACATGGATGCTCTGCCAAGATGTGAGAAGGCAATGTGGATGCGGGTTCCTAGAAATGGTGGCATCCTTGCTTGTTGTTCCTGCAGCCCCACGTCCAGGAGCCCGGTCTCGAGAACTACCACAGAGACACACAACCTAAAGTCAACCTGAAACGTCCTCCCCTAAGCAAAAGATTCAGTAACATCGCTGAGATACTACAAAGCTGTTTCTAAAGGATTTTTTTATGCtgagagaaaatgttttcaatctGTTCTTCCAAAGTCGTGGGGGCAGGACTGGACTCTCTCATGCCAGTGTGAGTTCAACGACAAAGGCCATACGTAAGAGCTCACGAAAGTACTGGAATGAAGCTCAGTGGCCACGAGCACATGGAAGAATTGGAAACGATTCTCATTTTCTTCCGTAagcttttccaaattttctgatacAGTGGAACTCCTCTGGAGTTGGGGTAAACACTTCGCAGGCCCAGGGAAGCATGTTCAGACTTCTCACTAGGCGCAGGGAGCAGGTATGGACAGTTAGGTTGTGCTTTGGCGGTGGAGGACACACAGAAGCTTGCTGCTTTCTTTGTGTGGCAAAACAAAGAGCCCAGGAAGCAGCAGTTCTAAGGTGCTTCCGGCCCCTCAAGCTGTGAGGCCTGGGGGTGGCTCGGGGTGCCAGGCTGCCCCTACCTTAGACCAGCCCAGCCCGGCAGTGGGAAATGGGGAGGGGGAgccaagaggagagagaaaggagaaaagttaCTCTGATAGGAGGGGTGGCCCCGAGGATGCTCTGTCCCCAGCCCTGTGGGGTGTATAAAGacggcatccagcccctccctctgccctctaccccaacccctcccagcctAGGGGCACACGGGGAGGAGTCAGGCTTCCTGCACAGTGGCTGATGGGCAGAGTGGGAGCTGCTTGTGTGTGCATATATctctgtgtgtgcacgcgcacacgtgtatatgtgtgtctctgtgtgtgcatgtttgtatgtggatatatgtatgtatgtgcatatatctGTGTGTACATGCGCACACACACTTGTATATGTGAGCTATCTGTGTATGTACGTGTCTTTGTGCGCGCACATGTACGCCTGTGTATGcacgtgtatatgtgtgtctgtgtgagcatgtgtctctgtgtgtatatgtgtgcatatatctgtgtgtgcgtgcctctgtgtgtatgtctgtgtcaaAGATGCCTGCCCATACAGGGACCTAAATGGTCTAGAAAAGGGCGCCTCTGCGGAGCTGGGAGGAAGGCAGatggaggtggggcaggggccatgcGGGGCTGGAAGCCAGGGCAGTAGCCTCTGCAGGCAGCCCCAGGGCAGGAGGCCAAGGCGGCCCAGCGAGAGGACAGAAAGCTCAAGGGCATCCACTGCTGCCCCGAGTCACCCCAGCTCTGAGTCAGACAAGAGGAAAGTGCGTGGAGTCGCTGGGCTCACGACTGTCATCCCTGCGGAGAGGGGGTTGGTCAAGGGCACAGGACCACGcgaaaaccaccaccacctcatgTACCTGCTTTTTTTGAAGTTCGGAGGTTGTCAAATTCAGAGAAGTCATCTTTAATTGTACCATTCAAGTTGTTGAAGAGATCGAAGGACCCTGGGGGAGAGAGTGGTGGTGACTGCAGGGGGCCTCCACTTTCCGGCCTTCCACTGCCCACCTGGGCTGGGGTGGGCCGGCATCTCTGCCGCTTGTGGGGAGAACCGGAGAGCCAATTGGAGGGGGGAGTGGTGAAGCACAGGCTTGGGTTACCAGGTGGGCAGGGCGGGGACCAGGAGAGGGACTCCCCATGCAGAGTGGGGTGCTCAGACCGAAGCAGAGGAGCCAGGAAGGGGGTCTCACCAGAGGAAGACACAGGCTTGGCAGCCGAGGCTGCAGCCCAGGGGTCAGCGGCTTTCCCAGCGCTGGGGGCTGGCTGCTGCGGGGTGGCCCAGGGGTCCGAGCCCTTGGGAGCAGAGTGTGTGCCGGCTCCAGTGGGTGCCCCCCAGGGGTCGACAGAGGCGGCTGGCTTGGCACCTGTGGAGAGGTAGGGTTGGCTCGAAGATGCCTGCTGAAAGGGCTGGGCAGCCCAAGTGAGAGGGGGAGGGCCAGCCCTGGGTGGTAGGAGCACCCGGGGGGAGAGGGCCACAGAGCCTGCTAGCAGACCCGTGTGGCTCGGAGAGCACAGGGCACACACCTGGGTGCCAACACAGCAACTCAGCAGGTCTGGACAGGCTCTTCCCTGAAGGACAGACAGACTTCTACGCTCGGAGACTGTCCATGGGGAGGGGGCTGACTCCAAGAGCACCCACGTGCCAGCTGCCCCCCTCGGAGCATTGCAGGTGCCCGCACCCTGCCCCTGCGCCCCGTCCCAATGGTCAGCACCTCCCCTTGGCGAGCGGTGCGGGGCCCCTGAATCAGGTGCCCAGCAGACACACAAGGCTGTGTTCACGTGTCTTATTTGGGAGGCTCAGCTGTGCTGCTTTCCTGCTGTGTGACATTCTGCGCTGAGACAGAAGGCAAGGCAGGTGTGCTTGTGTGGCCGCCGCTCCCCAGGAGCCCCTCACAACTCCCCCTGCCCCGGCCCCGAGGTGCCGACTCCATTCGCCTCCCGAGGGGCTGCTTTGCTCCATCATGCTCATCGGTGGGGTTCTTTCCACATCTAGCTGCTGATTCTCTTCCATAAGTTACAAACATTCTCCTCACTTGCGGCCTTTCCCTTCACCTTCCTTAAGGGGTCACTTGAAGAATGGAGAAGTTCTCAACTGGgatggggcaggacccccggatTTTCCTCTGATTTGTGCTTTCTGGGACACGCAGGAGCTCCATCCCCACACAGGGCCTCAGTAATActttttactttagtttttatttccataagGGATTTATACAATTTTTGTAAAAGTTAGTCCTAGGGactggtatatttttaaaacttcattttctaaTTGTCTTTTTGTTATGCAGAGAAACAACTGAAGTTCACATAGTAATTTTTGTATCCAGCAATCTTAATTGCTAAACTCAATTCTAATCACTGAAATTCATCCTATTTATTCTCACAGTAATTCTAATAATAACTCTCAATTCCAATAAACCCCTCCCTGGTAGCTATGCACACACTCCCAATCTCTCATAAAGGATGGCGGCAGAGCTCTTCGAGTTCCTCCTCTTCCTGTCTTGCTATGCTGGCCAGGACCACCCGTCCCAACACATGGCAGAGGCACAGGCTGCGTCCAGGTCTTGCTCTTAAACATTTACCATTAAATGGCTCCATTGACCATGACGGGCTTTCTCCTTTCAGAAGCTGATGATCAGGTTACAGAAGCTCTGCATTATTTTAAGTTTGCTAAGACTTTTGTAATGAACAGCTGGTGAATTTTGTCAACCTGTTTCTGCCTTTACAAACATGACTGcatgatttttctctttgggtttattaATATGGTACATTAATACATTtcctggggattccctggtggctcagtagtaaggaatctgcctgccactgtaggagatgcaagctcaatccctgggttgggaagatcccctggagaaggaaatgacaacccactccagtatccttgcctggaaaattccataaacagaggagcctggcgggctacagtccatgggggtcgcaaagagtaggacacaacttagcaactgaacaacaacagtacatTTCCTGACTTGGTCCttgcaaataaagtttttcaTAATGAACTATATCATTTTTATGTTGTTCTCATTTTGATTTTGTAATTGCTTCTTTGCTGAGGGTTTCTGCATCTATATTCCTAAGTGAGCCTGGCCTGACATGTCTGTTCTCACACTGGGCATCTTCTTTTTGGTTCTGGTATTAAGGTTGTGCTAGCGCACAGGAGTCTGTGTGAAGGAGAAGTGCTTCCTGTGGGGTGTCAGACCTCCCAGCAAAGCTTGTGCAGTGACCTGGCGGTGAGGGGGAGGGGCATAGCTGACTCCTTTAGTGACTCTAGGACTATCCTGTTCACAGGTGTCCTTCCACCAGTGTGGCTGAGTGTGACTTTACCCACTTTGTCTAAGTCCTCAGGTTTGACAGCACAGAGTTGGTAAACTCTTACTCTCTGCTGAGTCTCAGCAGGATCTCTCTTGAGGACGCTGGCTCCACTGCTGGATGAAGCTGGCCCAAACGTAGAGCCACCTGTCTGCACTGGGGCCGTGTATGACTGGTGTCCTGCCCATCAGACTGCCTCCTTGACGTACTTGGGGTGCAGTCCCGCCCTGCAGCCCCCATGCCACCGCCTCACACAGCCCAGAGTAAAGTGCATGAGAACCAAGGAGCTGGCCCTGGGTCGGGCAAGGAGCAGCAGACAACGAAGCGGCAGTCCACAAACCACATGAGGCCTCAAACCACAAACGGCCACCCCAGCTGTATTCTGATGAGCTCTAAACatgctcttaattttttaaattcactgtCAGCATTTAAAGGTTTGATTTGAAAATTTAAGGctatggactttcctggtggtccagtgattaagactctgcctgcgaATGCAAGGTACCTAGGTTTCATCCCTGCTCCggtaagatcctgtatgccatggAGCAGCGAAGCCCggagcgccacaactactgagcctgcg
Protein-coding regions in this window:
- the B9D1 gene encoding B9 domain-containing protein 1 isoform X3, which encodes MAAAGPSVFLLMVNGQVESAQGLEEGISQITSKSQDARRALVWNFPIDVTFKSTNPYGWPQIVLSVYGPDVFGNDVVRGYGAVHVPLSPGRHKKTIPMFVPESTSKLQKFTRTTAESPDLVPLPTPKDGCRTLGWFMGRRPEYTDPKVVAQGEGREVTRVRSQGFVTLLFNVVTKDMRKLGYDTGPPDTQGISGPSPPQGLPR
- the B9D1 gene encoding B9 domain-containing protein 1 isoform X1, translated to MAAAGPSVFLLMVNGQVESAQFPEYDDLYCKYCFVYGQDWAPTAGLEEGISQITSKSQDARRALVWNFPIDVTFKSTNPYGWPQIVLSVYGPDVFGNDVVRGYGAVHVPLSPGRHKKTIPMFVPESTSKLQKFTRTTAESPDLVPLPTPKDGCRTLGWFMGRRPEYTDPKVVAQGEGREVTRVRSQGFVTLLFNVVTKDMRKLGYDTGPPDTQGISGPSPPQGLPR